A single window of Enterobacteriaceae bacterium ESL0689 DNA harbors:
- the fre gene encoding NAD(P)H-flavin reductase: MTTLSCKVISVEEMTATVYRVRLAPQAAFSFRAGQYLMVVMGERDKRPFSIASTPVEKSYIELHIGASELNLYAMAVMDRILKEREIVVDIPHGDAWLREDNDRPLLLIAGGTGFSYVRSILLTALAHHPDRNIAVYWGGRESKHLYDLAELEALRMKYPHLSIVPVVEQPDADWQGYTGTVLDAVMQDHHMMEAYDIYIAGRFEMARIAREKFCQQCHARQDRLFGDAFAFV; this comes from the coding sequence ATGACAACTTTAAGCTGTAAAGTGATCTCGGTAGAGGAGATGACAGCGACGGTATATCGCGTTCGATTAGCGCCACAGGCAGCCTTTTCTTTCCGTGCGGGTCAATATTTAATGGTCGTCATGGGCGAACGTGATAAGCGTCCGTTTTCTATCGCCTCAACGCCAGTGGAAAAGTCGTATATTGAACTTCACATCGGTGCTTCTGAACTCAATTTATATGCGATGGCGGTCATGGATCGGATACTGAAAGAGCGTGAAATTGTAGTGGATATCCCCCATGGAGACGCCTGGTTACGTGAAGATAATGATCGCCCACTTCTTCTTATTGCCGGAGGAACCGGCTTCTCTTATGTGCGTTCTATTCTTCTCACTGCTCTGGCACATCATCCGGATCGTAATATCGCCGTATACTGGGGAGGACGTGAGTCTAAACATCTCTATGATTTAGCGGAATTAGAAGCGTTAAGAATGAAATATCCTCATCTGAGCATTGTCCCAGTCGTTGAGCAACCGGACGCGGACTGGCAGGGATACACAGGGACGGTACTGGATGCGGTTATGCAGGATCATCACATGATGGAGGCATACGATATCTATATCGCGGGTCGTTTTGAGATGGCCAGAATTGCCCGTGAAAAATTCTGTCAACAATGCCATGCCCGGCAGGATCGCCTGTTCGGTGATGCATTTGCTTTCGTTTGA
- the ubiD gene encoding 4-hydroxy-3-polyprenylbenzoate decarboxylase: MKYHDLRDFLTLLEQQGELKRISLPVDPYLEITEIADRTLRAGGPALLFENTEGYSMPVLCNLFGTPQRVAMGMGQKETSSLRDVGQLLAFLKEPEPPKGFRDLFDKWPQFRQVLNMPTKRLRMAPCQQKVIAGDDVDLTRIPVMTCWPKDAAPLITWGLTVTRGPNKERQNLGIYRQQVIAKNKLIMRWLSHRGGALDFQEWCQKHPGERFPVSVALGADPATLLAAVTPIPDTLSEYAFAGLLRGTKTEVVKCVSNDLEVPAGAEIVLEGYIEPGEMALEGPYGDHTGYYNETDNFPVFTVTHITQRKDAIYHSTYTGRPPDEPAILGVALNEVFVPILQKQFPEIVDFYLPPEGCSYRLAVVTIKKQYAGHAKRVMMGVWSFLRQFMYTKLVIVCDDDINARDWQDVIWAITTRMDPARDTVMVENTPIDYLDFASPVSGLGSKMGLDATNKWPGETQREWGCPIQKDPEVIARVDAIWDELAIFK; this comes from the coding sequence ATGAAATATCATGATCTACGCGATTTTCTGACATTGCTGGAACAACAAGGGGAACTGAAAAGAATATCCCTGCCAGTCGATCCATATCTTGAGATCACTGAAATTGCAGATCGTACTTTACGGGCTGGAGGGCCAGCGCTGCTTTTTGAAAATACTGAAGGATATAGCATGCCGGTATTATGTAACTTGTTTGGGACACCACAACGAGTTGCTATGGGAATGGGGCAGAAAGAGACGAGCTCACTGCGTGATGTGGGTCAGTTACTGGCTTTTCTTAAAGAGCCAGAACCGCCAAAAGGGTTTCGCGATCTGTTCGATAAATGGCCACAGTTCAGACAGGTGTTGAATATGCCAACAAAACGTTTGCGTATGGCACCTTGCCAGCAAAAGGTTATTGCGGGGGATGACGTTGATCTGACGCGCATTCCTGTGATGACCTGTTGGCCGAAAGATGCTGCACCGTTGATCACCTGGGGGTTAACCGTCACCCGTGGCCCGAATAAAGAACGACAGAATCTGGGTATTTATCGTCAACAGGTGATAGCAAAGAATAAACTGATTATGCGCTGGCTCTCCCATCGTGGGGGGGCACTGGATTTTCAGGAGTGGTGCCAGAAACATCCTGGAGAACGTTTCCCTGTCTCTGTAGCGTTAGGGGCCGATCCGGCAACCCTTCTTGCCGCCGTTACGCCGATCCCCGATACGCTTTCAGAATATGCCTTTGCAGGTTTGTTACGCGGCACAAAAACAGAGGTAGTAAAATGTGTTTCTAATGATCTTGAGGTGCCTGCGGGGGCAGAAATTGTACTGGAAGGATATATTGAACCTGGGGAAATGGCGCTGGAAGGTCCCTATGGCGATCACACCGGTTACTATAACGAAACAGATAATTTTCCTGTATTTACGGTGACTCATATCACTCAGCGGAAAGATGCTATCTATCATTCGACTTACACCGGACGCCCGCCCGATGAGCCAGCGATATTAGGTGTGGCGTTAAATGAAGTATTTGTTCCCATTTTACAAAAGCAGTTCCCTGAAATTGTCGATTTTTACCTGCCGCCAGAAGGATGTTCTTATCGTCTGGCGGTAGTGACGATAAAAAAACAATACGCCGGACACGCTAAACGTGTGATGATGGGGGTCTGGTCGTTCCTGCGTCAGTTTATGTACACGAAACTGGTCATTGTCTGCGATGATGATATCAACGCACGTGACTGGCAGGATGTTATCTGGGCGATCACGACACGCATGGACCCGGCTCGCGATACCGTGATGGTGGAAAATACACCTATTGATTACCTCGATTTTGCTTCGCCGGTTTCCGGTCTTGGTTCAAAAATGGGGCTGGACGCGACAAATAAATGGCCAGGGGAAACCCAGCGTGAATGGGGATGTCCCATCCAGAAAGATCCTGAGGTCATTGCGCGTGTCGACGCTATCTGGGATGAGCTGGCTATTTTTAAATAA
- the rfaH gene encoding transcription/translation regulatory transformer protein RfaH encodes MQAWYLLYCKRGQIQRALEHLQRQTVDCLLLTTTVEKIIRGKRMTVTEPLFPNYLFVEFDPEIIHTTTISATRGVKCFVRFGAQPVIVPSTIIHQLSTYKPESITDPQTPYEGDDVLITDGAFAGLQAIFSEPDGETRSILLLSLLNQQIRKSVKNTDFQKV; translated from the coding sequence ATGCAAGCCTGGTATTTACTATACTGCAAACGTGGACAAATTCAGCGTGCTCTGGAACATCTCCAGCGCCAGACGGTGGATTGCCTGTTGCTGACCACCACGGTAGAAAAAATTATTCGTGGCAAACGCATGACTGTTACAGAACCACTATTCCCTAATTATCTGTTTGTCGAATTCGATCCAGAGATTATCCACACGACGACCATCAGCGCGACACGTGGCGTCAAATGTTTCGTTCGCTTTGGCGCACAACCGGTCATTGTCCCCTCTACTATTATCCACCAGCTATCTACCTATAAGCCAGAAAGTATTACTGATCCCCAGACACCCTACGAAGGCGATGATGTCCTGATTACCGATGGTGCATTTGCGGGTCTGCAAGCGATATTTAGCGAGCCAGATGGTGAAACACGTTCTATTTTACTGCTGAGCCTGCTTAATCAACAGATACGTAAAAGTGTCAAAAATACAGACTTTCAGAAAGTCTGA
- the tatC gene encoding Sec-independent protein translocase subunit TatC has product MGVDDTQPLIGHLIELRKRLINSIIAITVIFLALVYFSNDIYQLVSAPLIRQMPTGATMIATDVASPFFTPIKLTFMVSVILSVPVILYQVWAFVAPALYKHEQRLVLPLLVSSTLLFYIGMAFAYFVVFPLAFGFLTHAAPEGVQVSTDIRSYLDFVMALFMAFGVSFEVPVAIVLLCWIGVTTPEQLRKQRPYVLVGAFVIGMLLTPPDVFSQTLLAIPMYCLFEIGVFFARFYTGKRLTRDEDAETEAMESQKQE; this is encoded by the coding sequence ATGGGCGTAGATGATACTCAACCACTCATTGGGCATTTGATTGAGCTGCGTAAGCGCCTGATCAACAGCATTATCGCAATTACTGTGATTTTTCTGGCGTTGGTTTATTTTTCCAACGATATTTATCAGCTGGTATCCGCGCCGCTTATCCGGCAGATGCCGACGGGTGCGACGATGATTGCTACCGATGTAGCTTCACCTTTCTTTACGCCGATTAAACTGACCTTTATGGTATCGGTTATCCTGTCAGTGCCGGTGATTCTCTATCAGGTCTGGGCATTTGTTGCTCCCGCCTTATATAAACATGAGCAGCGCCTGGTGCTACCGCTATTAGTTTCCAGTACCCTTTTATTTTATATCGGTATGGCGTTTGCTTATTTCGTTGTATTCCCGCTGGCGTTCGGTTTTCTGACCCATGCTGCGCCAGAAGGCGTGCAGGTTTCTACGGATATTCGCAGCTATCTTGATTTTGTCATGGCGTTATTTATGGCTTTTGGTGTGTCATTTGAAGTGCCTGTTGCCATTGTACTGCTGTGCTGGATAGGAGTGACGACACCAGAACAGTTGCGTAAGCAGCGGCCTTACGTACTGGTGGGAGCATTTGTCATTGGTATGTTACTGACACCACCGGATGTGTTCTCGCAAACGTTACTGGCTATCCCGATGTACTGCTTGTTTGAGATTGGGGTTTTCTTTGCGCGCTTCTATACCGGTAAACGTCTCACCCGTGATGAAGACGCAGAGACTGAAGCAATGGAAAGCCAAAAACAAGAGTAA
- the tatB gene encoding Sec-independent protein translocase protein TatB, producing MFDIGFSELLLVFVISLIVLGPQRLPVAVRTVATWIRTLRSLAATVQNEITQELKLQEFQESLKKVEKASLDNLTPELKESMDELRQVAESMKRSYSLHEPEKESDEANTLHNPVVKENTVPSESLTASKEDDSMVTATDPSTESSDKS from the coding sequence GTGTTCGATATTGGTTTTAGTGAACTACTTTTAGTCTTTGTGATCAGTCTCATCGTACTGGGACCACAGCGGTTGCCTGTGGCAGTAAGAACGGTAGCGACCTGGATTCGTACCCTGCGATCGCTGGCTGCTACTGTACAAAATGAGATCACTCAGGAATTAAAATTGCAGGAGTTTCAGGAGAGTCTGAAGAAAGTAGAAAAGGCAAGCCTGGATAATCTGACGCCGGAACTAAAAGAGTCGATGGATGAACTCCGCCAGGTGGCAGAATCCATGAAACGCTCTTACTCCCTTCATGAACCTGAGAAAGAAAGTGACGAAGCAAATACCCTTCATAACCCGGTGGTGAAGGAAAATACCGTACCATCTGAATCGCTCACAGCCAGCAAAGAAGACGACAGTATGGTAACCGCTACCGATCCCTCTACTGAATCAAGTGATAAATCGTAA
- a CDS encoding Sec-independent protein translocase subunit TatA: MGSISIGKLLIVAVIVILIFGTRKLSSLGSDLGASIKGFKKAMSDDEPSKEDTQDADFMAEHIVNKQDDTTKDEVKHHDKEQV; encoded by the coding sequence ATGGGTAGTATCAGTATTGGAAAGTTATTAATTGTTGCGGTCATTGTGATTCTGATTTTCGGTACCAGAAAACTGAGTTCGCTGGGGTCAGATTTGGGTGCATCGATCAAAGGCTTTAAAAAAGCGATGAGTGATGATGAACCATCGAAAGAGGACACGCAGGATGCTGATTTTATGGCTGAACATATTGTTAATAAACAAGATGATACCACAAAAGATGAAGTAAAACATCACGACAAAGAGCAGGTATAA
- the ubiB gene encoding ubiquinone biosynthesis regulatory protein kinase UbiB produces the protein MTPGELRRLYLIIRTFLSYGLDELIPKLRITLPLRIWRKVLFWIPNRHPDQPIGERLRLALQELGPVWIKFGQMLSTRRDLFPPHIADQLALLQDRVTPFNGQLAKQQIEQAMGGLAVETWFTDFSIEPLASASIAQVHTATLKENGKEVVIKVIRPDIVPVIKADMKLIYRLARWVPRLLPDGRRLRPQEVVREYEKTLLGELNLLRESANAIQLRRNFAGSPMLYIPEVYPDYCSENMLVMERIYGIPVSDVAALEAQGTNMQLLAERGVQVFFTQVFRDSFFHADMHPGNIFVSHRHPGNPQYIGIDCGIVGSLNKNDKRYLAENFIAFFNRDYHKVAELHVDSGWVPADTNVEEFEFAIRTVCEPIFEKPLAEISFGHVLLNLFNTARRFNMEVQPQLVLLQKTLLYVEGVGRQLYPQLDLWKTAKPFLESWIKEQVGIPSLIRAFKEKSPFWIEKMPEIPELVYQTLQQSKQLQASVDNLTRDLHILRVRQGQSRYLFSIGAVLLLSSTLLFIECPEWGMIPGWLLVAGVMSWLIGWWKMQG, from the coding sequence ATGACCCCAGGAGAGTTACGGCGTCTGTATTTGATTATCCGTACCTTTTTGAGTTATGGGCTTGATGAGCTTATTCCCAAATTGCGTATTACGCTGCCGTTACGTATCTGGCGAAAAGTGTTATTTTGGATACCGAATCGCCATCCGGATCAACCCATTGGTGAGCGTTTACGCCTGGCACTCCAGGAACTAGGCCCGGTGTGGATAAAATTTGGTCAGATGCTTTCAACCCGTCGTGACCTGTTTCCCCCTCATATTGCTGATCAGCTCGCTTTACTCCAGGATCGGGTGACGCCTTTTAATGGCCAGCTGGCTAAACAACAGATTGAGCAGGCAATGGGCGGCCTTGCTGTCGAAACCTGGTTTACAGACTTCTCCATTGAACCACTCGCCTCAGCTTCTATCGCTCAGGTTCACACCGCGACACTGAAAGAAAATGGTAAAGAGGTGGTCATCAAAGTGATCCGCCCGGATATCGTGCCAGTGATTAAAGCGGATATGAAACTTATCTATCGTCTGGCGCGCTGGGTACCACGTTTATTGCCTGATGGCCGTCGCTTACGCCCACAGGAAGTGGTACGTGAATACGAAAAAACATTGCTGGGAGAGCTTAACCTGCTACGTGAATCGGCCAATGCCATTCAGTTGCGGCGTAACTTCGCAGGTAGTCCGATGCTCTATATACCGGAAGTTTACCCGGATTATTGCAGTGAAAATATGCTGGTGATGGAGCGAATATATGGCATTCCGGTTTCTGATGTTGCTGCGCTGGAAGCACAGGGAACGAATATGCAATTGCTGGCGGAACGTGGTGTGCAGGTTTTTTTCACTCAGGTATTTCGTGACAGCTTCTTTCATGCAGATATGCATCCTGGCAATATTTTTGTCAGTCATCGTCATCCTGGAAATCCGCAATATATTGGGATCGACTGTGGCATTGTTGGTTCGTTAAATAAAAACGACAAACGTTATCTGGCAGAAAATTTCATCGCTTTTTTCAACCGCGATTATCATAAAGTTGCAGAGTTGCATGTGGATTCTGGCTGGGTACCTGCGGATACTAACGTTGAAGAGTTTGAATTTGCGATTCGTACTGTTTGTGAGCCCATCTTCGAAAAGCCGTTGGCGGAAATTTCGTTTGGTCATGTACTGCTGAACCTGTTTAATACAGCCAGGCGTTTTAATATGGAAGTTCAGCCGCAATTGGTTCTGTTGCAAAAAACGTTACTTTACGTAGAAGGAGTAGGTCGACAGCTCTATCCTCAGTTAGACTTGTGGAAAACAGCGAAGCCTTTTCTTGAGTCATGGATTAAAGAGCAGGTGGGTATCCCATCGTTGATACGGGCTTTTAAAGAAAAATCACCTTTCTGGATCGAAAAAATGCCGGAAATACCAGAACTGGTATACCAGACATTGCAACAAAGTAAACAGTTACAGGCCAGCGTCGACAATCTGACACGTGATCTTCATATCTTGCGTGTGCGTCAGGGGCAGTCGCGTTATTTGTTTAGTATCGGCGCTGTTTTGTTACTAAGTAGTACACTGCTCTTCATTGAATGCCCGGAATGGGGCATGATACCTGGCTGGCTTCTCGTCGCGGGTGTGATGAGCTGGCTGATTGGCTGGTGGAAGATGCAGGGATGA
- a CDS encoding SCP2 domain-containing protein, whose protein sequence is MPFTPLIAAGIETALNTVLWRDKALKPVRQRLLGKVLRIELKELSVPVVLVFSECQLDILSEWEGHTDCTVITHLSVLPQLRHRQQLMTLIRRGDLQVQGDLQVVQNMATLCDQAEFDLAELLSPYTGDIVAEGISKILHGGERFLRRNIQYQRRHIAEAMTEELRLAPGALEVAWFIEEVAAADHSLTALEKRLEILEGQ, encoded by the coding sequence ATGCCTTTCACCCCGCTGATCGCGGCCGGTATTGAAACTGCACTGAATACAGTTCTCTGGCGTGATAAAGCGTTAAAACCAGTTCGTCAACGTTTACTGGGAAAAGTGTTACGTATTGAGCTGAAAGAGTTATCAGTGCCTGTTGTACTGGTATTTAGCGAATGTCAGCTGGATATATTAAGCGAATGGGAAGGTCATACTGACTGTACTGTCATCACTCATCTCAGTGTGCTGCCACAGCTGCGTCATCGCCAACAGCTTATGACACTGATCCGTCGTGGTGATTTACAGGTTCAGGGTGATCTGCAAGTGGTACAGAATATGGCCACTTTATGCGACCAGGCTGAATTCGATCTGGCAGAATTGCTCTCTCCCTATACCGGAGATATCGTCGCAGAGGGCATCAGCAAAATCCTGCATGGTGGAGAACGTTTCCTGCGACGTAATATACAGTATCAGCGTCGTCATATAGCAGAGGCGATGACTGAAGAGTTGCGTCTGGCGCCCGGCGCGCTGGAGGTTGCCTGGTTTATTGAAGAAGTTGCCGCCGCCGACCATTCACTGACAGCGCTGGAAAAACGGCTGGAAATATTGGAGGGCCAATGA
- the ubiE gene encoding bifunctional demethylmenaquinone methyltransferase/2-methoxy-6-polyprenyl-1,4-benzoquinol methylase UbiE → MAKDLQETTHFGFKTVAKDQKVGMVAHVFHSVATRYDVMNDLMSFGIHRLWKRFTIDFSGVHQGHTILDLAGGTGDLTAKFSRLVGDNGRVMLADINDSMLKTGREKLRNIGIIGNVDYIQANAEALPFADNTFDCVTISFGLRNVTDKDKALSSIYRVLKPGGRLLILEFSKPIIKPLSKVYDAYSFHILPRIGELIANDSESYRYLAESIRMHPDQDTLKVMMQDAGFENVEYYNLTAGIVALHRGYKF, encoded by the coding sequence ATGGCTAAGGATTTACAAGAAACAACACACTTTGGTTTTAAAACTGTCGCTAAAGATCAGAAGGTTGGTATGGTAGCCCACGTCTTCCATTCTGTCGCGACAAGATATGACGTGATGAATGACCTGATGTCATTTGGCATTCATCGTTTATGGAAGCGTTTTACTATTGATTTCAGTGGCGTTCACCAAGGGCATACCATTCTGGATCTGGCGGGCGGAACGGGGGATTTGACGGCGAAGTTTTCCCGACTGGTCGGTGATAATGGTCGTGTTATGCTGGCAGATATTAACGATTCAATGCTGAAAACTGGCCGTGAGAAACTCCGTAATATCGGCATTATCGGTAATGTTGATTACATTCAGGCCAATGCCGAAGCTCTGCCATTTGCCGATAATACGTTTGACTGTGTGACGATTTCATTTGGTCTGCGTAATGTGACTGATAAAGACAAAGCGCTGAGTTCGATATATCGTGTGCTAAAACCCGGTGGACGTTTGCTGATACTGGAGTTTTCAAAACCGATAATTAAGCCACTGAGCAAAGTCTATGACGCCTATTCTTTCCATATACTGCCACGAATAGGGGAACTGATTGCAAATGACAGCGAAAGCTATCGCTATCTGGCGGAATCTATCCGTATGCATCCGGATCAGGATACACTGAAAGTGATGATGCAGGACGCCGGTTTTGAGAATGTCGAATACTATAATCTGACGGCGGGTATTGTGGCGTTACATCGTGGTTATAAGTTCTGA
- the rmuC gene encoding DNA recombination protein RmuC: protein MDISLIISSFLALMVGLVVGLIVGWLLAKSRSWQIRSALMEEQRDLDIALSAARQQLAQQNGWRDECESLNNELRNLRAINSALEADLREATTRLEATQLHAEDKIRQMVNSEQRLNEQFENLANRIFEHNNRRVDEQNRQSLHTLLTPLREQLDGFRRQVQESFAQESRERHTLEHELRNLQQLNARMAQEALNLTRALKGNNKTQGNWGEVVLAHVLEASGLREGYEYQTQVSIETENRSRMQPDVIVRLPQGKDVVIDAKMTLVAYERYFNAGEDDPTREEALREHIVAVRNHIRQLGRKDYQQLSGLQSLDYVLMFIPLEPAFLLAIDRQPDLISEALQHNIMLVSPTTLLVALRTIANLWRYEHQSRNAQDIAERAGRLYDKIRLFIDDMSDIGQSLDKAQDNYRQAMKKLTSGRGNLLIQAEAFRNLGVEVKRRINPDLIARSTEQGSGYYPDKNKNGQENSELHSSSASDDISDKP from the coding sequence GTGGATATCTCACTGATAATAAGTTCTTTTTTGGCATTGATGGTGGGGCTGGTGGTGGGGCTGATAGTAGGCTGGTTACTGGCCAAATCAAGATCCTGGCAAATTCGTTCTGCTCTGATGGAAGAGCAGCGTGATCTGGATATTGCGCTAAGTGCCGCACGTCAACAGCTCGCCCAGCAAAATGGCTGGCGTGATGAGTGTGAATCGCTGAATAACGAACTGCGTAATCTGCGGGCAATCAATAGCGCTCTGGAGGCGGATCTGCGTGAAGCGACTACCCGTCTGGAAGCGACGCAGTTACATGCGGAAGATAAAATTCGTCAGATGGTCAATAGTGAGCAGCGTCTGAATGAGCAGTTTGAAAATCTGGCTAACCGTATTTTTGAGCACAACAATCGTCGGGTGGATGAACAAAACCGTCAGAGTTTACACACCTTGCTGACGCCATTGCGTGAACAACTGGATGGTTTCCGTCGTCAGGTACAGGAGAGCTTTGCTCAGGAGTCACGGGAACGGCATACCCTGGAGCATGAACTGCGTAACCTGCAGCAGCTTAATGCCAGAATGGCTCAGGAAGCACTGAATCTGACCCGGGCATTAAAAGGCAATAATAAAACGCAGGGTAACTGGGGAGAGGTGGTTTTAGCGCACGTCCTCGAAGCTTCCGGTTTACGGGAAGGCTATGAGTATCAGACTCAGGTCAGTATAGAAACCGAAAACCGTTCGCGTATGCAGCCTGACGTTATTGTGCGTCTTCCTCAAGGAAAAGATGTGGTGATTGACGCCAAAATGACCCTGGTGGCTTATGAACGCTATTTTAATGCCGGGGAAGATGACCCTACTCGTGAAGAGGCATTACGGGAACATATCGTCGCAGTGCGCAACCATATCCGCCAGCTGGGTCGCAAGGACTATCAACAGCTTTCTGGCTTGCAATCCCTTGATTATGTCTTGATGTTTATTCCGCTAGAGCCCGCTTTTCTGCTGGCAATAGATAGACAGCCTGATCTGATTAGCGAAGCATTACAGCATAATATTATGCTGGTCAGCCCAACCACGCTACTGGTGGCACTGCGTACCATCGCCAATCTCTGGCGCTATGAACACCAAAGCCGCAATGCACAAGATATCGCTGAGCGTGCAGGTCGTCTATATGACAAAATACGCCTGTTCATTGATGATATGTCTGATATCGGACAAAGTCTCGATAAAGCACAGGATAACTATCGTCAGGCAATGAAAAAGCTCACTTCCGGACGTGGCAATCTGTTGATCCAGGCAGAGGCATTCCGCAACCTCGGTGTTGAGGTAAAACGCAGAATTAATCCTGATTTAATTGCGCGATCTACGGAACAAGGTAGTGGATATTATCCCGATAAAAATAAAAATGGGCAGGAAAATAGCGAATTACACTCTTCTTCAGCATCTGATGATATATCAGACAAGCCATAA
- the udp gene encoding uridine phosphorylase, with protein sequence MSQSDVFHLGLTKKDLQGAQLAIVPGDPERVEKIAALMDKPVKLASHREFTSWRAELAGKPIIICSTGIGGPSTSIAVEELAQLGIRTFLRIGTTGAIQPHIQVGDILVTTASVRLDGASLHFAPMEYPAVADFACTTALVEAAKSTGVTPHIGVTASSDTFYPGQERYDTFSGRVVSRFQGSMKQWQSMGVMNYEMESATLLTMCASQGLRAGMIAGVIVNRTQQEIPNIETIKQTENHAVKIVVEAARRLL encoded by the coding sequence ATGTCTCAATCTGATGTTTTTCATCTTGGCCTCACCAAAAAAGATTTACAAGGAGCTCAACTTGCTATTGTTCCTGGTGATCCTGAACGTGTAGAAAAGATCGCGGCACTCATGGATAAGCCAGTAAAACTGGCATCACATCGTGAATTTACCTCCTGGCGTGCAGAGCTGGCGGGAAAACCGATCATTATTTGCTCGACCGGAATTGGCGGTCCGTCAACGTCAATTGCCGTTGAAGAACTGGCACAGCTGGGAATTCGTACTTTCCTGCGTATTGGCACAACAGGCGCGATTCAGCCACATATTCAGGTCGGGGATATTTTGGTGACGACAGCTTCTGTGCGTCTTGATGGTGCGAGCTTACATTTTGCCCCGATGGAATATCCTGCCGTCGCTGACTTTGCCTGTACCACCGCCCTGGTGGAAGCCGCGAAATCGACCGGCGTGACTCCCCATATTGGTGTTACTGCTTCATCGGATACTTTTTACCCGGGGCAGGAGCGTTATGATACCTTCTCTGGCCGTGTGGTCAGCCGTTTTCAGGGGTCGATGAAACAGTGGCAGTCAATGGGCGTCATGAACTACGAAATGGAGTCGGCGACACTTCTGACAATGTGTGCCAGCCAGGGATTGCGTGCTGGAATGATTGCCGGCGTGATCGTGAATCGTACCCAACAGGAAATACCGAATATCGAAACGATAAAACAAACCGAGAATCATGCAGTAAAAATTGTTGTCGAAGCTGCGCGTCGCCTGCTGTAA
- the metR gene encoding HTH-type transcriptional regulator MetR codes for MIEIKHLKTLQALRDSGSLAGAAAIVHQTQSALSHQFRDLEQRLGFRLFVRKSQPLCFTPQGEILLQLATQILPQIHHALQNCRQPQRTRLRIAIECHSCIQWLTPALANFRYHWPHIEVDFQSGVTFDPQPALQQNELDLVMTSDILPGCPLHYSPLFDFEMRLVVAPQHPLATRATIAPEDLATELLLIYPVQHHRLDIWRHFLQPAGITPQLKSVDNTLLLIQMAAAQMGIAALPHWVVENAERQGLVVTKTLGAGLWRRLYAAVRDGEQHQPAIEAFIRLAREHARDHLPFVRCAARSNGDEPIAKA; via the coding sequence ATGATTGAAATTAAACACCTGAAAACGCTGCAAGCACTGCGTGACAGCGGATCGCTGGCGGGTGCCGCGGCCATTGTCCATCAAACCCAGTCTGCGTTATCCCACCAGTTCCGCGATCTGGAACAACGGCTTGGCTTTCGTCTGTTTGTACGTAAAAGTCAGCCACTGTGCTTTACACCACAAGGGGAGATCCTCCTCCAGCTCGCCACCCAGATCCTGCCGCAAATTCATCACGCGTTGCAAAACTGTCGCCAGCCGCAACGGACTCGTCTGCGTATTGCTATTGAGTGTCATAGCTGTATTCAATGGCTGACGCCTGCGCTGGCGAATTTCCGTTATCACTGGCCACACATCGAAGTGGATTTTCAGTCTGGCGTCACCTTTGATCCTCAACCGGCCTTGCAACAAAATGAACTGGATCTGGTGATGACATCCGATATCCTGCCAGGCTGTCCTTTGCATTATTCGCCTCTATTTGACTTTGAAATGCGGCTGGTGGTGGCGCCACAGCATCCGCTGGCCACCAGGGCGACTATCGCACCAGAAGATCTGGCCACTGAACTGCTGCTGATTTACCCGGTACAGCACCATCGCCTCGATATCTGGCGACACTTCCTGCAACCCGCCGGGATCACCCCGCAATTAAAAAGCGTTGATAATACGCTGTTGCTCATTCAGATGGCCGCCGCACAGATGGGTATTGCCGCGCTGCCACATTGGGTGGTAGAAAACGCGGAACGCCAGGGTCTGGTGGTCACTAAAACCCTGGGCGCAGGATTATGGCGTCGGTTGTACGCTGCGGTACGCGATGGCGAGCAGCATCAGCCTGCAATCGAAGCATTTATTCGCTTAGCACGGGAGCACGCCCGCGATCATTTGCCATTTGTGCGGTGTGCGGCGCGATCCAACGGCGATGAACCCATAGCGAAAGCATGA